In one window of Ovis aries strain OAR_USU_Benz2616 breed Rambouillet chromosome 5, ARS-UI_Ramb_v3.0, whole genome shotgun sequence DNA:
- the LYPD8 gene encoding ly6/PLAUR domain-containing protein 8 — MSSTMKGFLFAGIIVVLTVAAVESQNPLSCVQCNSLKEVCDAKDATECPSSANISCTSFSTNFYHEGNSAWYEDHACSEEHCNETTVEPFTVYVSEKEIFHFESQCCLGKACNKTSNTTAPPQQEMPRNIECPACYGDNETSCNETQKCYGERCVSMIAEFINETTTLVLKGCSNVNISTCEFLGAENRMFRGVTFRKFECADSSTTTTPTPATTAGTGSQAPFTPLALASILLLRLLL, encoded by the exons ATGTCCAGCACCATGAAGGGCTTCCTCTTCGCTGGCATCATCGTCGTGCTCACGGTTGCAGCTGTAG AATCCCAGAATCCACTGAGCTGTGTACAGTGTAACTCACTGAAGGAGGTCTGTGATGCAAAAGATGCCACAGAGTGTCCCTCAAGTGCCAACATCAGCTGTACAAGTTTCTCAACCAACTTTTATCATG AAGGAAACTCCGCATGGTATGAGGATCATGCCTGCTCTGAAGAGCACTGCAATGAGACTACGGTTGAGCCTTTCACGGTCTAcgtatctgaaaaagaaatcttcCACTTTGAAAGCCAGTGTTGCCTAGGAAAGGCATGCAATAAAACCAGTAATACCACCG CTCCTCCACAACAAGAGATGCCCAGAAACATAGAGTGCCCTGCGTGTTATGGAGATAATGAAACTTCCTGTAATGAAACCCAGAAATGTTATGGAGAAAGATGTGTCAGTATGATTGCAGAATTTATAAATG AGACGACAACGCTTGTGCTGAAAGGTTGCTCCAATGTCAACATCTCCACCTGTGAATTCCTGGGTGCTGAGAATCGGATGTTCAGAGGAGTCACTTTCCGAAAGTTTGAGTGTGCAGACTCCTCAACAACCACTACCCCTACGCCGGCCACCACCGCTGGCACTGGCTCTCAAGCCCCCTTCACACCCTTGGCCCTAGCCAGCATCCTCCTGCTAAGGCTGCTGCTCTGA